Proteins from one Triticum aestivum cultivar Chinese Spring chromosome 7A, IWGSC CS RefSeq v2.1, whole genome shotgun sequence genomic window:
- the LOC123150149 gene encoding protein DETOXIFICATION 33 translates to MASCAGGGDEPLTDALLARAGSGDKDDLEEIHSVSAFLRCAAEENRRLWCLAGPAIFTSLAQYSLGAITQVAAGHLTTLELDAVSTENSVVAGLAFGIMYGMGSALETLCGQAYGAKKLPMLGVYLQRSWLLLTATAVCMLPLYLFATPILRFFHQDDQIAVMAGRFSLYMVPQLFAYALNFPIQKFLQAQSKLMAMAAVSAAALVLHVALTWFLVVPMRMGLIGLAVALNASWWFVVLGQLAYIVMGYCPGAWNGFELDSLAFTELFSFARLSIGSAIMICLEFWFYMFLIVIVGNLPNAQVAVAAVSICTNLFGWQIMVFFGFNAAISVRVSNELGAGRPRAARFAIAVVLMSSVAIGVAFFVAVLLLRDVYGAPFTESPEVVHAVASLGVVFAFTLLLNSVQPVLSGVAVGAGWQWLVAYINLGCYYGVGIPVGYMIAFPLRRGIQGMWGGMLTGVGLQTVILIAITMRTNWNKEASEASSRIRQWGGGGGASSRIPDSF, encoded by the exons ATGGCTTCCTGTGCTGGCGGTGGCGATGAGCCGCTGACGGACGCGCTGCTGGCGAGGGCGGGCAGCGGCGACAAGGATGACCTGGAGGAGATCCACAGCGTGTCGGCGTTCCTGCGCTGCGCGGCGGAGGAGAACCGGCGGCTGTGGTGCCTGGCCGGCCCGGCCATCTTCACGTCGCTGGCGCAGTACTCGCTGGGCGCCATCACgcaggtcgccgccggccacctcacCACGCTGGAGCTGGACGCCGTCTCCACCGAGAACTCCGTCGTCGCCGGGCTCGCCTTCGGGATCATGTACGGCATGGGGAGCGCGCTGGAGACGCTGTGCGGGCAGGCCTACGGCGCCAAGAAGCTCCCCATGCTCGGCGTCTACCTGCAGCGTTCCTGGCTGCTGCTCACCGCCACGGCCGTCTGCATGCTCCCACTCTACCTCTTCGCCACCCCGATCCTCAGGTTCTTCCACCAGGACGACCAGATCGCCGTCATGGCCGGCCGCTTCTCGCTCTACATGGTCCCGCAGCTCTTCGCGTACGCGCTCAACTTCCCCATCCAGAAGTTCCTGCAGGCGCAGAGCAAGCTGATGGCCATGGCggcggtgtcggcggcggcgctggtgctcCACGTCGCGCTCACCTGGTTCCTCGTGGTGCCCATGCGGATGGGCCTCATCGGCCTCGCCGTCGCGCTTAACGCGTCGTGGTGGTTCGTGGTGCTCGGCCAGCTCGCCTACATCGTCATGGGTTACTGCCCCGGCGCATGGAACGGCTTCGAGTTGGACTCCCTCGCCTTCACCGAGCTCTTCAGCTTCGCCCGCCTCTCCATCGGCTCAGCAATCATGATCTG CTTGGAATTCTGGTTCTACATGTTCCTGATCGTGATCGTGGGCAACCTTCCCAACGCTCAGGTCGCCGTCGCCGCAGTCTCCATCTG CACCAACCTGTTCGGGTGGCAGATCATGGTGTTCTTCGGATTCAATGCAGCCATCAG CGTGAGGGTGTCGAACGAGCTGGGCGCGGGGCGTCCGCGGGCGGCGAGGTTTGCGATCGCGGTGGTGCTCATGTCGTCCGTGGCCATCGGGGTGGCATTCTTCGTGGCCGTCCTGCTCCTCCGCGACGTCTACGGCGCGCCCTTCACGGAGAGCCCCGAGGTGGTGCACGCCGTGGCCAGCCTGGGCGTCGTCTTCGCCTTCACGCTGCTGCTCAACAGCGTCCAGCCCGTGCTGTCCGGCGTGGCCGTCGGCGCCGGGTGGCAGTGGCTGGTGGCCTACATCAACCTGGGGTGCTACTACGGGGTCGGCATCCCGGTCGGGTACATGATCGCCTTCCCGCTGCGCCGCGGGATTCAG GGGATGTGGGGCGGCATGCTCACCGGGGTGGGCCTGCAGACGGTGATCCTGATCGCGATCACCATGCGCACCAACTGGAACAAGGAG GCAAGCGAGGCGAGCTCCAGGATACGGCAgtggggtggtggcggtggtgcaTCGTCCAGGATCCCGGACAGCTTCTAG